The sequence GCGTTGGCCGCTGTGGGCACCGAAGTGTTTGCCGAAGTTCGTGGCAAGCGCTTGCCGATGCACGTCGCCGCCATGCCCTTCCAGCCGACGCGCTACTACCGGGGCTGAGGCGCCGCACAGCGGTCACGATTGGCACGGGAAGATGCGAGACTGCTTCCCGGCAACTCCCTGTCTTTTTCTTCTTTTCCTTTTCTTCTGATTGGTTGGAGCTTTCTTCATGAGCATCAAATTCACCCCCGAACACGAATGGATCAACGCCGCTGACGCCGCTGCCGCCGTGGTGGGCATCACCGTCCACGCGCAAGACGCGCTGGGCGACGTGGTGTTCGTCGACCTGCCCGAAGTGGGCAAGACCTACGCCAAGGGCGATGTGGCTGGCGTTGTCGAATCGGTGAAGGCCGCTGCCGACATCTACATGCCCGTGACCGGCGAAGTGGTGGAAGTCAACGAAGCCCTGCGCGACGACCCAAGCCTGGCCAACACCGACCCGCTGGAAGCCGGCTGGTTCTTCAAGGTGAAGCTCAGCAACGCCGCCGAGCTGGACGGCCTGCTGGACAGCACCGCCTACGACGATTTCCTCAAGGGTCTGTGATCGCCCTGCCCTCATTGCCCTGATGACCTGACGAGAGAGTTGCCGCCATGCCCACCCTTGCCGATCTTGAGAACAGCACCGAGTTTCTGGCCCGCCACCTGGGGCCACGCGAGGCCGAACAAGCCTCGATGCTGAACGCCATCGCCGCCGACGGCGCCGCCCTGCCCAGCCGCCGCGCTTTGGTGGAAGCCATCGTGCCCGGCGCCATCGCCCGCACCCAGGCGATGGACTTGCCCGCCCCCGTCACCGAAGCCCAGGCCCTGGCCGAGCTGAAGGCAATCGCAGGCAAGAACCAGGTGCTCAAGAGCTACATCGGCCAGGGGTACCACGGCACGCTCACGCCGGGCGTCATCCTGCGCAACATCTTGGAGAACCCGGCTTGGTACACGGCTTACACGCCCTACCAGGCTGAAATCTCGCAAGGCCGCATGGAAGCCCTGATCAACTTCCAGACCATGGTGACCGACCTCACCGGCATGGACATGGCCAACGCCTCCATGCTGGACGAAGCCACCGCCGCCGCCGAAGCGATGACGCTGGCGGCACGCGCTGGCAAGAGCAAGTCCACCCGTTTTGTCGTGGCGCATGACGTGCTACCGCAAAGCTTAGAAGTCATCCGCACCCGCGCTAAGCCGCTGGGCATCACGGTGGACGTGGTGCATTGCACCGAGCTGGCAGCCAACCTCGCTGCGACGCCAGCGTTTGGCGTGCTGCTGCAATACCCCGGCGTGAACGGCCAAGTGCGGGATCTGCGCCCGCTGATCGCCGCCACGCACGCGGCGGGTGCGCTGGCCATCGTCGCCGCCGATCTGCTGGCACTGACGCTGCTCACCCCGCCGGGCGAACTGGGCGCAGACATCGCCCTCGGCTCCACCCAGCGTTTCGGCATGCCGATGGGCGCCGGTGGCCCGCACGCGGCTTACCTCGCTTGCAAGGACGCTTTCAAGCGTTCGCTGCCTGGCCGCATCGTCGGTGTGAGTGTGGACGCGCACGGCGCTCCGGCTTACCGCCTGGCGCTGCAAACCCGCGAACAGCACATCCGCCGCGAGAAGGCCACCTCGAACATCTGTACCGCCCAGGTGCTGCCGGCGGTCGTCGCCAGCATGTATGCCGTGTACCACGGCCCGGTGGGCTTGAAGCGCATCGCCGAGCGCGTGGCGCGTTACACCGCCATCTTCGCCGCCGGCCTGAAGCAACTCGGCCACACGCTGCTGCATGACACCGCGTTCGATACCCTGCAAGTGGCCTTGCCGGACACGGCACACCGGGATCGCCTGCTGGCCGCCGCCGTGGCTGCTGGTTGCAACCTGCGCGCCGCCAGCGCGGACACTGTGAGTGTCTCGCTCGACGAAACCACCACCCGCGCTGACTTGCAAACCCTGTGGCGCCTGTTCGCCCAACTGGCCGGCCGTACCGAACGCCCGAGCGTCGAAGCCCTGGCCGAAACGCCCGCCCTGCTGCCCGCCGAGCTGATGCGCAGCAGTGCTTACCTCACGCACCCGGTGTTCAACACGCACCACAGCGAAACCGAAATGCTGCGTTACATCCGCCAGCTTTCGGACAAGGATTTGGCGCTGGACCGCAGCATGATCCCGCTGGGTTCCTGCACCATGAAGTTGAACGCCACCAGCGAGATGATCCCCATCACCTGGCCGGAATTCGCAGGCGTGCATCCCTTCGCGCCGGCAGACCAATTGGCTGGGTACACCGAGCTGAATGAGCTGCTCACCGGCTGGCTGGTGCAGGCCACGGGTTACGCGGGCATCAGCTTGCAACCCAACGCCGGTTCGCAAGGGGAATATGCCGGCTTGCTGGCCATCATGGCGTGGCATGCTTCACGCGGCGAAGGTCATCGCAAAATTTGCCTGATTCCGGAAAGCGCCCACGGCACCAACCCCGCTTCGGCCCAGATGGTGGGCATGCAAGTGGTGGTGGTGAAGTGCGACGCCAACGGCAGCGTGGATCTGGACGATCTGCAAGCCAAGTGCGAAAAGCACGCCGCCAACTTGGCCGCGATCATGATCACCTACCCTTCCACCTACGGCGTGTTCGAGCCGCGTGTGAAGGAACTCTGCGCGATGGTGCACCGCTTTGGTGGCCGGGTGTATGTGGACGGCGCCAACATGAACGCGCTGGTGGGCATCGCCGCGCCGGGTGAGTTTGGCGGCGACGTGAGCCACCTGAACCTGCACAAGACCTTCTGCATCCCGCACGGCGGTGGTGGCCCCGGCGTCGGCCCGGTGTGTGTGGTGGAAGACCTTGTGCCCTTCCTGCCGGGCCATGCCACGGCGGGCCAAGTGCGCGAAGGTGGCGTGGGCGCCGTGAGCGCCGCACCGCTGGGCAATGCCGCCGTGCTGCCGATTTCGTGGATGTACATCCGCATGATGGGCGCCGACGGCCTGACGGCTGCAACCGAAACCGCCATCCTGAACGCCAATTACGTGGCGGCGCGTTTGGCGGGCCATTACGACATCCACTTCAGCGGTGGCAGCGAGGTGGTGAAGGGCGGTGGCGTGGCACACGAGTGCATCCTGGATCTGCGCCCGCTGAAGGACGCCACCGGCGTGAGCGCCGAAGACGTGGCCAAGCGCCTCATCGACTACGGTTTCCACGCCCCAACGCTGAGTTTCCCTGTGGCTGGCACGCTGATGGTAGAACCGACCGAAAGCGAACCGCTGGCCGAGCTGGATCGCTTCTGCAACGCCATGATCGCCATCCGCGAAGAAATTCGCCAGGTGGAAGCCGGTGCCCTGCCGCGTGAGGACAACCCGCTGAAGAATGCCCCGCACACCGCTGCCAGCCTGCTGGCCAGCGACTGGGCGCACGCTTACAGCCGCGAGATGGCTGCTTATCCGGTTAATTCGTTGCGGGCCGGAAAATACTGGTCGCCAGTGGGCCGCGTGGACAACGTGTACGGCGATCGGAACCTGTTTTGCTCGTGCGTGCCGGTGGGGCTGAGCGAATAGTGCCTCAAGCGCGTCACTGGTAACGCGCTGCCAAGATCTGCGAATGCAGAGTCAGCCGCCTAGACGCAAGCCTAGGCGGCTTTTTACTGTGCGGACAGAAGTCGATATATGCACATAAAAGATCAAATGCAACTTCGTATCTTTTTCACCACATAACTGAAAATTTCTAGACATGGCTAGCCTTATCTGGCATAAAGAAAAGCCTATCGATACATCATGCCAGATGTAGCAAGGAAAGAGATTATCTACATCACGTTATTCACCTAATGTAGGCTGCAAGTAGGATTATTATGTCTACTAAGACTAAAAATATAGAAGTCATTATTCCAGAGTCGATCCAGAATAAAATAGATGGTGGCGACTACAAAATCTTGGGGACGCAAGTTAGGGATAGAAAAGGGCGAATTGTATGCAATCTAGATTCTTTGGATTCAGGCGATGGCAAATTTTTTTCGCCACATATTTTTCAGAGTTTTGAAGGTTGCACTTTTTTGTCATGCTCAATTGTGTCCTCTGAACTTCAAGAAGAGCTTCGGAAAGTTCAATCTAGCATCAGTGGATTAGACCTAAAGATAGATAAAGTGTTATCGAGGCAAACCAACGACTTAATCGGTTTTGTTGTAGAATTTGATGAGCATTTAAACAGTCTGATGGAAGGAAGCAAATTAACATCCGAGAAAGAAACATTCCAGAGCGGAGTCAGGGCTGCTTCTCTTTTGGCATCGCATATAGAAAGCTATTTGAATGACTTTAAAGGCAGTACAATCATTTTTCACCGTGACTCTGCTTATGAAGGGGAGGCTTACTCTCAATACATACAGCGCGGAAAATACAAGCCTCGCGTGATTGGAAGGAAAACTTCAAGATTTTGTGATCACCAGGCCAATTTCTTTGCATGGTCATTTTTGAAGGTTATTAATAATATAAATATATTATCAATATCCTATGACAAAAAGATATTTGCAAGATATGAAGAGAACCTTGATGCTTTAGAAGACAAGCTAAAGAGTGTACTAAATTTCTTGATGCGCGAGATTGGTGAGGAAGGTGATATATATCATATGTGCTACTCAACCAGAGGTTACAACGGCATATATTACCCGATGGATATTGAAAGAGTTATTCGGCGTGATGAAAATATCAAAATAAATGATTTAATTTTACGAGATTTCCCCAAAAATATTAATCTCGAATACGATGAGGGCAGAGTTAAATCTATTAACGACATCATCGACCTTCTCGAAGAAATAGAAAGCCTGAAGTTAAGGTCAGCGCAAGTTAGCGATTTGAACATATCTGACTTAAGCGAGATAGAAGATGTTAAGCGTGAGATTTTTAAGCTTGAATAACAAGCGCACGTTGTCGGACTGGTTTTCCGCTGCGCTCCAAACCAGCCGCAAATGCAAGCGTTATGCAAATACGAGAAACCAAGGAAAGAACGCGAAAGTTGGCTGAAAGAAGAAATACAAAAGGAAAAGAAAAAGCGGGGAATTTTTGGAACGGGCCGCACGCCACGCAGATTGAACGGTAAAAAAGGGAAGTTGGCGGTGGAGCGGTTGCTGCAAATTGTTGTAGTATTGGGACGGTGGGATTCAGCATAACTAGGCGGTCAAACTGACGCCGTGCGCGCCCTACGCTGCGCTGCGGGCGCGCCCGTCGCAGTTTACCTAAACGTTAGGCAATTCATCCACTGATGATTCGTAATCAGCACCACTCAATCAACCATTTAATATACTAGTCGATCATAATTATGACAGCAATAGCCAATCCCAAGATTTGTCGTCTTGTAGTCAAAAACTTTCGTTCCGTTGGTAGCAATTCAATCTCCGTTGACATCGATAAGATTGTTATTCTTGTCGGTGCAAACAACTCAGGGAAAAGTACAATTCTCAGAGCCTTTGAGGTTGTTGCTGATAACTTAAAATTAGAGATTGATGATTTTCATAATAAAACCGTAGTTCAAACAGAGTTGCCTGAAATAGAACTTCATTCACTTGTTGTGGATGAAAATAAACCAGGATCAGAATGGTGTGAAGAAATAACACCACAAACATGGCTAGTTAAAGAAAAGTGGACTTGGTCTAACCATAATGTTGAACCTAAACGAGTAGGTTTTAATGTTAGTTTAAACCGTTGGGCAGCGCCTGGAGATCCAGAATTAATGCCATGGGGTCCAAATAATGTCGCAAAAGCGAGGCGTCCAAAACCGCATAGAGTTAGTACATTTGACAATCCAGAATACCAAGCAAAAGCAACAACGTCTCTTCTTAAAAGCCTACTCGAAAACGATATTAAAAATATAAAATCAAATCCTAATGACCCATCCACTCGATATGAACAAATCGTAGAATCACTGATTAATCTTAGAGCCGATTCGAAAGCGATTCAAACTGCTGGCATTGTTGATATAGAAACGCAGGCCAATTTAATAATTGAACAGATATTTCCTGGCCATCAGTTAAAGGTAATTTCCTCAGAAAGTACAACCCCTATTAACATCGATCTTCTTGGGGAAGAGTTCGGTCTAGAAATAGGTGTTCCAGGAGCGACATCATTCCCTTTAGACAAGCAGGGTAGTGGAACTCAGCGAACAGCGCTGTGGACAATTTTGAAATTGTTAGCAGATAAAGGAGTTAAAGCAAAGCCTGTTGGCAAGACAGCGAAAACTTTTCATGAGCCAATCGGTCCAAATACATCGCATATTTTATTAATAGATGAGCCTGAAGTTAGTTTGCATCCCAAGGCGATTCAGTCGGCGCGTGATGTGTTGTACTCTTTGCCGGACAGTGACAACTGGCAAGTTATGTTGACCACACACTCACCTAGCTTTATTGACCTCACAAAAAACAACACCACCATCATTCGAGTTGAGAAAACCTTGACTAATGGAATAGGTGCGACAACTCTCTTTACACCAGAGGCAGTCCGGCTAGATGAAGATGATAAGGAGAATCTCAAACTCGT is a genomic window of Vitreoscilla filiformis containing:
- the gcvH gene encoding glycine cleavage system protein GcvH, yielding MSIKFTPEHEWINAADAAAAVVGITVHAQDALGDVVFVDLPEVGKTYAKGDVAGVVESVKAAADIYMPVTGEVVEVNEALRDDPSLANTDPLEAGWFFKVKLSNAAELDGLLDSTAYDDFLKGL
- the gcvP gene encoding aminomethyl-transferring glycine dehydrogenase, encoding MPTLADLENSTEFLARHLGPREAEQASMLNAIAADGAALPSRRALVEAIVPGAIARTQAMDLPAPVTEAQALAELKAIAGKNQVLKSYIGQGYHGTLTPGVILRNILENPAWYTAYTPYQAEISQGRMEALINFQTMVTDLTGMDMANASMLDEATAAAEAMTLAARAGKSKSTRFVVAHDVLPQSLEVIRTRAKPLGITVDVVHCTELAANLAATPAFGVLLQYPGVNGQVRDLRPLIAATHAAGALAIVAADLLALTLLTPPGELGADIALGSTQRFGMPMGAGGPHAAYLACKDAFKRSLPGRIVGVSVDAHGAPAYRLALQTREQHIRREKATSNICTAQVLPAVVASMYAVYHGPVGLKRIAERVARYTAIFAAGLKQLGHTLLHDTAFDTLQVALPDTAHRDRLLAAAVAAGCNLRAASADTVSVSLDETTTRADLQTLWRLFAQLAGRTERPSVEALAETPALLPAELMRSSAYLTHPVFNTHHSETEMLRYIRQLSDKDLALDRSMIPLGSCTMKLNATSEMIPITWPEFAGVHPFAPADQLAGYTELNELLTGWLVQATGYAGISLQPNAGSQGEYAGLLAIMAWHASRGEGHRKICLIPESAHGTNPASAQMVGMQVVVVKCDANGSVDLDDLQAKCEKHAANLAAIMITYPSTYGVFEPRVKELCAMVHRFGGRVYVDGANMNALVGIAAPGEFGGDVSHLNLHKTFCIPHGGGGPGVGPVCVVEDLVPFLPGHATAGQVREGGVGAVSAAPLGNAAVLPISWMYIRMMGADGLTAATETAILNANYVAARLAGHYDIHFSGGSEVVKGGGVAHECILDLRPLKDATGVSAEDVAKRLIDYGFHAPTLSFPVAGTLMVEPTESEPLAELDRFCNAMIAIREEIRQVEAGALPREDNPLKNAPHTAASLLASDWAHAYSREMAAYPVNSLRAGKYWSPVGRVDNVYGDRNLFCSCVPVGLSE
- a CDS encoding ATP-dependent nuclease — protein: MTAIANPKICRLVVKNFRSVGSNSISVDIDKIVILVGANNSGKSTILRAFEVVADNLKLEIDDFHNKTVVQTELPEIELHSLVVDENKPGSEWCEEITPQTWLVKEKWTWSNHNVEPKRVGFNVSLNRWAAPGDPELMPWGPNNVAKARRPKPHRVSTFDNPEYQAKATTSLLKSLLENDIKNIKSNPNDPSTRYEQIVESLINLRADSKAIQTAGIVDIETQANLIIEQIFPGHQLKVISSESTTPINIDLLGEEFGLEIGVPGATSFPLDKQGSGTQRTALWTILKLLADKGVKAKPVGKTAKTFHEPIGPNTSHILLIDEPEVSLHPKAIQSARDVLYSLPDSDNWQVMLTTHSPSFIDLTKNNTTIIRVEKTLTNGIGATTLFTPEAVRLDEDDKENLKLVNLFDSHISEAFFGGSIIIVEGDTEYSAFNYIKNREADLGSTLYNDVSIIRARGKVTVASMMKVLNHFKANYFVLHDTDTETVTSKIRDRQASTGGRIVYREITITNPAWTNNTKIFDQMSPYSRVVASAINFEEAYFGEVVSKDKPENCINHLKTDADCYNIIKQLLDAILEINGATLPDGAVRWQNIAELTSAVSSWNQRVSNGTLT